The following coding sequences lie in one Danio rerio strain Tuebingen ecotype United States chromosome 25, GRCz12tu, whole genome shotgun sequence genomic window:
- the irf7 gene encoding interferon regulatory factor 7 isoform 1 (isoform 1 is encoded by transcript variant 1; The RefSeq protein has 6 substitutions, 1 non-frameshifting indel compared to this genomic sequence) yields MQSTNAKPQFGPWLIEQVESGQYEGLSMIGHDIFRIPWKHNARRDLGDADVKIFKEWAIVSGKINEYPNDKAKWKTNFRCALHSLKSFEMLEDHSKDPDDQHKIYRIIRPQNHQEIKSAIQSAEAVQRQLPFIAEVYNASNHMSQDMELELLNLVETMDLNLHAVSQSLKTYSQPNIQTTSSNYFETTYSDDPCMQNNIPASVQQSHTTVDQWNLDLEISISYRRTEVLKTRLCSSLIHFFYQCDPSELRGEQIRFPTTDCLIDVKQIQYTKRILDSIQRGLQLEVNQYGIYGFRQDKCKVFVSTSDPCEIQKPEPRKLQQNSKEQLLSFDKYIRDLLDFKENRGGSPDYTIYLCFGEKLHDGKPLEKKLITVKVVPLICRELHERAQMEGASSLRNDNVSLQISHNSLYDLINSLGLPSVE; encoded by the exons ATGCAGAG CACAAATGCCAAACCTCAGTTTGGACCGTGGCTCATAGAGCAGGTGGAAAGTGGGCAGTACGAAGGTTTGAGCATGATAGGCCATGACATATTTCGGATCCCTTGGAAACACAATGCTCGAAGAGACCTTGGTGACGCGGATGTTAAAATATTCAAG GAATGGGCTATAGTCAGCGGCAAGATCAACGAGTATCCTAACGACAAAGCAAAATGGAAGACAAACTTCCGATGTGCACTTCACAGTCTCAAAAACTTTGAGATGTTAGAGGATCACTCCAAAGATCCAGATGACCAACACAAAATATATCGCATCATTCGTCCTCAAA ATCATCAAGAGATCCAGAGTGCGATCCAGAGTGCAGAGGCAGTTCAACGTCAGCTACCATTCATTGCTGAGGTCTACAATGCATCAAATCACATGTCTCAAGACATGGAG ctGGAATTGCTCAACTTGGTGGAAACAATGGATCTTAATCTGCATGCAG TTTCCCAGTCACTGAAGACCTATTCCCAACCAAACATTCAAACCACTTCAAGCAACTACTTTGAGACCACCTATTCAGACGGTCCATGCATGCAGAATAATATACCTGCTTCAGTCCAGCAATCACACACTACAG tgGACCAGTGGAACCTCTGTGACCTAGAGATCTCAATCAATTACAGAAGAACAGAAGTTTTGAAAACACGTCTGTGCTCATCATTAATTCACTTTTTCTATCAATGTGATCCATCTGAGCTGAGAGGGGAGCAAATACGCTTCCCGACCACAGAGTGTCTGATTGATGTCAAACAGATACAGTACACTAAACGCATTTTAGACAGTATTCAGAGAGGTCTCCAGTTGGAAGTAAACCAGTACGGCATCTATGGCTTTCGTCAGGACAAGTGTAAAGTCTTTGTCAGCACCAGTGACCCTTGTGAGATCCAGAAACCAGAGCCTAGGAAACTGCAACAGAACTACAAGGAACAACTGCTTAGTTTTGACAAGTACATAAGAG ATCTACtggattttaaagaaaacagaggAGGGTCTCCAGATTACACCATCTACCTGTGCTTTGGGGAGAAGCTTCATGATGGAAAACCACTGGAGAAAAAACTTATTACTGTCAAA GTTGTCCCTCTGATTTGCCGTGAACTTCATGAAAGAGCTCAAATGGAGGGAGCATCATCTCTTCGGAATGATAACGTTAGCTTGCAAATTTCCCACAATAGCTTGTATGACCTCATCAATTCTCTGGGTCTGCCTTCAGTGGAATAA
- the irf7 gene encoding interferon regulatory factor 7 isoform 2 (isoform 2 is encoded by transcript variant 2; The RefSeq protein has 5 substitutions, 1 non-frameshifting indel compared to this genomic sequence): MQSTNAKPQFGPWLIEQVESGQYEGLSMIGHDIFRIPWKHNARRDLGDADVKIFKEWAIVSGKINEYPNDKAKWKTNFRCALHSLKSFEMLEDHSKDPDDQHKIYRIIRPQNHQEIKSAIQSAEAVQRQLPFIAEVYNASNHMSQDMELELLNLVETMDLNLHAVDQWNLDLEISISYRRTEVLKTRLCSSLIHFFYQCDPSELRGEQIRFPTTDCLIDVKQIQYTKRILDSIQRGLQLEVNQYGIYGFRQDKCKVFVSTSDPCEIQKPEPRKLQQNSKEQLLSFDKYIRDLLDFKENRGGSPDYTIYLCFGEKLHDGKPLEKKLITVKVVPLICRELHERAQMEGASSLRNDNVSLQISHNSLYDLINSLGLPSVE, translated from the exons ATGCAGAG CACAAATGCCAAACCTCAGTTTGGACCGTGGCTCATAGAGCAGGTGGAAAGTGGGCAGTACGAAGGTTTGAGCATGATAGGCCATGACATATTTCGGATCCCTTGGAAACACAATGCTCGAAGAGACCTTGGTGACGCGGATGTTAAAATATTCAAG GAATGGGCTATAGTCAGCGGCAAGATCAACGAGTATCCTAACGACAAAGCAAAATGGAAGACAAACTTCCGATGTGCACTTCACAGTCTCAAAAACTTTGAGATGTTAGAGGATCACTCCAAAGATCCAGATGACCAACACAAAATATATCGCATCATTCGTCCTCAAA ATCATCAAGAGATCCAGAGTGCGATCCAGAGTGCAGAGGCAGTTCAACGTCAGCTACCATTCATTGCTGAGGTCTACAATGCATCAAATCACATGTCTCAAGACATGGAG ctGGAATTGCTCAACTTGGTGGAAACAATGGATCTTAATCTGCATGCAG tgGACCAGTGGAACCTCTGTGACCTAGAGATCTCAATCAATTACAGAAGAACAGAAGTTTTGAAAACACGTCTGTGCTCATCATTAATTCACTTTTTCTATCAATGTGATCCATCTGAGCTGAGAGGGGAGCAAATACGCTTCCCGACCACAGAGTGTCTGATTGATGTCAAACAGATACAGTACACTAAACGCATTTTAGACAGTATTCAGAGAGGTCTCCAGTTGGAAGTAAACCAGTACGGCATCTATGGCTTTCGTCAGGACAAGTGTAAAGTCTTTGTCAGCACCAGTGACCCTTGTGAGATCCAGAAACCAGAGCCTAGGAAACTGCAACAGAACTACAAGGAACAACTGCTTAGTTTTGACAAGTACATAAGAG ATCTACtggattttaaagaaaacagaggAGGGTCTCCAGATTACACCATCTACCTGTGCTTTGGGGAGAAGCTTCATGATGGAAAACCACTGGAGAAAAAACTTATTACTGTCAAA GTTGTCCCTCTGATTTGCCGTGAACTTCATGAAAGAGCTCAAATGGAGGGAGCATCATCTCTTCGGAATGATAACGTTAGCTTGCAAATTTCCCACAATAGCTTGTATGACCTCATCAATTCTCTGGGTCTGCCTTCAGTGGAATAA
- the hic1l gene encoding hypermethylated in cancer 1 like (The RefSeq protein has 1 substitution compared to this genomic sequence) — protein MELPNYATQLLLQLNQQRSKGFLCDVIIMVENTLFRAHKSVLAATSHYLKSLVLHDNLIHLDPDMVDPAVFQQILDFIYTGKLSDETFEVLNLSSLLKTANYLQLNDLANLCSSKINQNGSVNSLYCFGTSSSVLLYEDHSSDTEAYTSITPPKKRQNAGRRYNSKNKLDLGLDLSKRKSNLEKTVTDELSLSKTISNHKQIGTKGVCFPKEEKLIKPLDGAQERKRERSQRKSNFNGCIPLCRVGSQLSQNQTFTFQMSVKKEEDIEGKTDETDGQNPIGCTNFVYQKETFVKDAGIDNRYVCIPCEKGFPSSESLKSHVESHFDDDLDVRVEDEEEEESDGVTRISKEAPEHLEPSPNKSLKDVDLLRPFPCNICGKMFTQRGTMTRHMRSHLSLKPFACEECGMRFTRQYRLTEHMRVHSGEKPYACQVCGGKFTQQRNLISHMRMHTSAS, from the coding sequence ATGGAGCTTCCCAACTATGCTACTCAACTGCTTCTCCAGCTTAATCAACAGCGCTCCAAGGGTTTCCTGTGCGATGTCATCATCATGGTTGAAAATACACTCTTCCgagcacacaaaagtgttcttgccGCCACCAGCCACTACCTTAAGTCCCTTGTCCTTCATGACAACCTTATCCACCTTGACCCTGATATGGTGGATCCAGCTGTTTTCCAGCAAATTCTGGATTTCATCTACACTGGAAAATTGTCAGATGAGACATTTGAGGTCTTGAATCTTAGCTCTTTACTTAAAACAGCTAACTATCTCCAGCTCAATGACCTTGCAAACCTGTGTTCTAGTAAGATTAACCAAAATGGATCTGTCAACAGTTTATATTGTTTTGGCACCAGCTCTTCAGTTCTCCTCTATGAAGACCACTCATCAGACACAGAAGCATACACGTCTATAACTCCTCCAAAAAAAAGGCAAAACGCTGGACGTAGATATAATTCAAAGAACAAGTTGGACCTGGGTTTGGATCTGTCtaaaagaaaatctaatttaGAGAAAACAGTAACTGATGAGTTGTCTTTGTCTAAAACTATCTCTAACCATAAACAGATTGGCACAAagggggtgtgtttcccaaaggAGGAGAAATTGATAAAACCTTTGGATGGAGCTcaggaaagaaaaagagaaagatcCCAAAGAAAATCCAATTTCAATGGATGCATTCCACTGTGCAGGGTTGGAAGTCAACTAAGCCAGAATCAGACCTTCACTTTTCAGATGTCTGTAAAGAAAGAGGAAGATATTGAAGGGAAAACGGATGAAACTGATGGCCAAAATCCAATTGGCTGCACCAATTTTGTTTATCAAAAGGAGACCTTTGTCAAAGACGCTGGCATAGACAACCGTTATGTTTGTATACCTTGTGAAAAAGGTTTTCCCTCTTCTGAGAGTCTTAAGTCCCATGTGGAAAGTCATTTCGATGATGATCTGGATATCAGAGTTGAAGATGAGGAGGAAGAAGAGAGTGATGGAGTCACAAGAATCTCAAAAGAAGCTCCTGAACACCTAGAACCAAGTCCAAACAAATCCCTCAAAGATGTTGACCTTTTGCGTCCATTTCCTTGTAACATTTGTGGAAAGATGTTCACACAGCGTGGCACTATGACCCGCCACATGCGCAGCCACCTCAGTCTTAAGCCCTTTGCATGTGAGGAGTGTGGTATGCGTTTCACCAGGCAGTACCGTCTCACTGAACACATGCGTGTACATTCAGGAGAGAAACCGTATGCCTGCCAGGTTTGTGGAGGGAAATTTACACAACAAAGAAACCTCATTAGTCATATGCGGATGCATACCTCAGCatcttaa
- the hic1l gene encoding hypermethylated in cancer 1 like isoform X1 yields the protein MELPNYATQLLLQLNQQRSKGFLCDVIIMVENTLFRAHKSVLAATSHYLKSLVLHDNLIHLDPDMVDPAVFQQILDFIYTGKLSDETFEVLNLSSLLKTANYLQLNDLANLCSSKINQNGSVNSLYCFGTSSSVLLYEDHSSDTEAYTSITPPKKRQNAGRRYNSKNKLDLGLDLSKRKSNLEKTVTDELSLSKTISNHKQIGTKGVCFPKEEKLIKPLDGAQERKRERSQRKSNFNGCIPLCRVGSQLSQNQTFTFQMSVKKEEDIEGKTDETDGQNPIGCTNFVYQKETFVKDAGIDNRYVCIPCEKGFPSSESLKSHVESHFDDDLDIRVEDEEEEESDGVTRISKEAPEHLEPSPNKSLKDVDLLRPFPCNICGKMFTQRGTMTRHMRSHLSLKPFACEECGMRFTRQYRLTEHMRVHSGEKPYACQVCGGKFTQQRNLISHMRMHTSAS from the coding sequence ATGGAGCTTCCCAACTATGCTACTCAACTGCTTCTCCAGCTTAATCAACAGCGCTCCAAGGGTTTCCTGTGCGATGTCATCATCATGGTTGAAAATACACTCTTCCgagcacacaaaagtgttcttgccGCCACCAGCCACTACCTTAAGTCCCTTGTCCTTCATGACAACCTTATCCACCTTGACCCTGATATGGTGGATCCAGCTGTTTTCCAGCAAATTCTGGATTTCATCTACACTGGAAAATTGTCAGATGAGACATTTGAGGTCTTGAATCTTAGCTCTTTACTTAAAACAGCTAACTATCTCCAGCTCAATGACCTTGCAAACCTGTGTTCTAGTAAGATTAACCAAAATGGATCTGTCAACAGTTTATATTGTTTTGGCACCAGCTCTTCAGTTCTCCTCTATGAAGACCACTCATCAGACACAGAAGCATACACGTCTATAACTCCTCCAAAAAAAAGGCAAAACGCTGGACGTAGATATAATTCAAAGAACAAGTTGGACCTGGGTTTGGATCTGTCtaaaagaaaatctaatttaGAGAAAACAGTAACTGATGAGTTGTCTTTGTCTAAAACTATCTCTAACCATAAACAGATTGGCACAAagggggtgtgtttcccaaaggAGGAGAAATTGATAAAACCTTTGGATGGAGCTcaggaaagaaaaagagaaagatcCCAAAGAAAATCCAATTTCAATGGATGCATTCCACTGTGCAGGGTTGGAAGTCAACTAAGCCAGAATCAGACCTTCACTTTTCAGATGTCTGTAAAGAAAGAGGAAGATATTGAAGGGAAAACGGATGAAACTGATGGCCAAAATCCAATTGGCTGCACCAATTTTGTTTATCAAAAGGAGACCTTTGTCAAAGACGCTGGCATAGACAACCGTTATGTTTGTATACCTTGTGAAAAAGGTTTTCCCTCTTCTGAGAGTCTTAAGTCCCATGTGGAAAGTCATTTCGATGATGATCTGGATATCAGAGTTGAAGATGAGGAGGAAGAAGAGAGTGATGGAGTCACAAGAATCTCAAAAGAAGCTCCTGAACACCTAGAACCAAGTCCAAACAAATCCCTCAAAGATGTTGACCTTTTGCGTCCATTTCCTTGTAACATTTGTGGAAAGATGTTCACACAGCGTGGCACTATGACCCGCCACATGCGCAGCCACCTCAGTCTTAAGCCCTTTGCATGTGAGGAGTGTGGTATGCGTTTCACCAGGCAGTACCGTCTCACTGAACACATGCGTGTACATTCAGGAGAGAAACCGTATGCCTGCCAGGTTTGTGGAGGGAAATTTACACAACAAAGAAACCTCATTAGTCATATGCGGATGCATACCTCAGCatcttaa